The following coding sequences are from one Parabacteroides pacaensis window:
- a CDS encoding MerR family transcriptional regulator, producing the protein MVLKKDKNLKLYSSISEVAKMFDINESTLRYWEKEFDILRPRKSEGGARFYKQEDVDCVRLIYHLLKERGMTIAGAKQKLKDNKETTIRQEEIVNRLKGIKEELLGIKEAFDKLNPKN; encoded by the coding sequence ATGGTTCTGAAAAAAGATAAAAATCTGAAACTTTATTCTTCTATTAGCGAAGTAGCCAAGATGTTTGATATAAACGAATCGACTCTTCGCTATTGGGAAAAAGAATTTGATATATTACGTCCCAGAAAATCAGAAGGAGGAGCCAGATTTTATAAACAAGAAGACGTAGATTGTGTCCGTTTGATTTATCATTTATTGAAAGAACGGGGCATGACTATTGCCGGAGCCAAACAAAAACTAAAAGATAACAAAGAAACAACGATCCGTCAGGAGGAAATTGTAAACCGCCTGAAAGGAATAAAAGAAGAATTGTTGGGAATCAAAGAAGCTTTTGATAAACTGAACCCTAAAAATTGA
- a CDS encoding ABC transporter ATP-binding protein produces MIKTVDLEKIFRTEEVETWALNKVNIEVEEGEFVAIMGPSGCGKSTLLNILGLLDTPSNGEYFLNGVEVSKYTESQRTKLRKGIIGFVFQSFNLIDELNVYENIELPLLYMGVSASERKKKVEEAMDRMAITHRAKHFPQQLSGGQQQRVAIARAVVANPKLILADEPTGNLDSKNGKEVMNLLSELNKEGTTIIMVTHSQHDAGYASRTINLFDGQVVTEVRI; encoded by the coding sequence ATGATTAAAACAGTTGATTTAGAAAAAATTTTCCGCACGGAAGAAGTGGAAACTTGGGCACTAAACAAAGTAAATATTGAAGTAGAAGAAGGGGAATTTGTGGCTATTATGGGGCCTTCAGGATGTGGTAAATCTACCTTACTAAATATTTTAGGATTGTTGGATACCCCCAGTAACGGTGAATATTTTCTGAACGGGGTAGAAGTATCTAAATATACCGAATCCCAACGTACTAAACTAAGGAAAGGAATTATCGGATTTGTATTCCAAAGTTTTAACTTGATCGATGAACTGAACGTATATGAAAATATCGAACTACCCCTTCTTTATATGGGTGTTTCGGCTTCGGAAAGAAAGAAAAAAGTAGAAGAAGCTATGGACCGTATGGCAATTACTCACCGGGCAAAACATTTTCCTCAGCAATTATCCGGAGGGCAGCAACAACGGGTAGCCATTGCGCGTGCCGTAGTTGCCAACCCTAAACTGATTCTTGCCGACGAGCCTACCGGTAACCTGGATTCCAAAAATGGGAAGGAAGTAATGAACCTCTTAAGCGAATTAAATAAAGAAGGCACTACTATTATTATGGTAACTCATTCCCAACATGATGCCGGATATGCAAGCCGTACTATTAATTTATTCGACGGACAGGTGGTAACCGAGGTAAGAATATAA